The following are encoded together in the Humulus lupulus chromosome 5, drHumLupu1.1, whole genome shotgun sequence genome:
- the LOC133780247 gene encoding 1-aminocyclopropane-1-carboxylate synthase 3-like, protein MLSKMISSDSHGQDSSYFLGWMEYEKNPYDEIHNPTGIIQMGLAENQLSFDLLEKWLADNPDSIGLKSNGQSLFKELALFQDYHGFPAFKNEMVEFMGKLRGNRVKFDADKLVLTAGATSANETLMFCLADPGDAFLLPVPYYPGFDRDLKWRTGVEIVPIQCSSSNDFRITSSALEEAYLEAQDRGLKVKGVLITNPSNPLGTAVTRDELDLLVDFAVAKEVHIVSDEIYSGTVFDDSSFVSIAEVVNDRALELVSDDSVRKRVHIVYSLSKDLGVPGFRVGMIYSEDENVVSAATKMSSFGLISSQTQYTLSRMLSDEKFMKKYVKKNRKRLRKRKEILVSGLKSAGIKCLKSNACLFCWVDMRSLLRSNTFEAEKELWKRVVYEVGLNISPGSSCHCSEPGWFRVCFANMSEETLHVAIKRIKAFAELIHRENSTIVKPKQLNLLARNYSRTRSLTRWVVQLASDEHLETGR, encoded by the exons atgtTGTCGAAGATGATTAGCAGTGATTCACATGGCCAAGATTCATCTTATTTCTTGGGGTGGATGGAGTATGAAAAGAATCCCTATGATGAAATTCACAACCCCACCGGAATTATTCAGATGGGTCTTGCTGAGAATCag cTCTCTTTCGACCTTCTTGAAAAATGGCTTGCTGATAATCCAGACTCCATTGGATTGAAGAGTAATGGCCAATCTCTTTTCAAAGAACTTGCTCTTTTCCAGGACTATCATGGCTTCCCTGCTTTCAAAAAT GAAATGGTGGAATTCATGGGTAAACTAAGAGGGAACAGAGTGAAATTTGATGCTGATAAGCTTGTTCTGACTGCTGGTGCAACTTCTGCCAATGAAACTCTCATGTTCTGCCTTGCTGACCCTGGCGATGCTTTTCTTCTTCCTGTTCCTTACTATCCAGG tTTCGATAGAGACTTAAAATGGAGAACTGGAGTTGAAATAGTTCCAATACAGTGCTCAAGCTCAAACGATTTCAGAATCACGTCATCGGCACTGGAAGAAGCTTATCTCGAAGCCCAAGATCGAGGCTTGAAAGTCAAAGGAGTACTCATAACGAACCCTTCCAACCCATTAGGCACAGCCGTGACCCGAGACGAGCTCGACCTGCTCGTAGATTTCGCCGTCGCCAAAGAGGTCCACATAGTCAGCGACGAGATATATTCCGGCACCGTTTTCGACGACTCGAGCTTCGTCAGCATAGCCGAAGTCGTCAACGACCGAGCCCTAGAATTAGTCTCCGACGACTCGGTGAGGAAGCGAGTCCACATAGTTTACAGTCTCTCCAAGGATCTGGGAGTCCCTGGATTCCGAGTCGGCATGATCTACTCGGAAGACGAGAACGTGGTCTCGGCGGCGACGAAAATGTCGAGCTTCGGACTCATCTCGTCCCAGACTCAGTACACGCTTTCTCGCATGTTGTCGGACGAGAAATTCATGAAGAAGTACGTGAAGAAGAACAGGAAGAGACTGAGGAAGAGGAAGGAGATTCTGGTCTCGGGGCTGAAGAGCGCCGGAATCAAGTGTTTGAAGAGCAACGCTTGCTTGTTTTGTTGGGTCGATATGAGAAGTCTTCTGAGGAGTAACACGTTCGAAGCCGAGAAAGAGCTCTGGAAGAGAGTTGTTTACGAGGTTGGACTGAACATCTCGCCTGGTTCGTCGTGCCATTGCTCCGAACCAGGTTGGTTCAGAGTGTGCTTCGCTAACATGTCCGAAGAAACCCTCCACGTGGCAATCAAGAGAATCAAGGCCTTTGCTGAGCTTATCCATAGAGAGAATAGTACTATCGTCAAACCCAAACAGCTTAACTTGTTGGCTCGTAACTACTCGAGAACCAGGTCTCTTACCAGATGGGTTGTTCAGTTGGCTTCTGATGAACATCTTGAAACTGGTCGTTGA